The genome window TTTGAAATCCACTTCTTTGTGTCATGATCAATTATCTTTAATGGTTTTAAAACTTGATTTGTTGTTTATTTAAAGTACTTTGAATTACAAAGTATAACCGCAAAAAAAATTTAGTTTCCTGGCCTGTTGTTTAAAATCAGTTGCTCCAGTGCATCTAAATGGCTTTTAAAAGCTTCGCGACCGGCATCGGTGGCATGGTAAGTTGTATTCGGTTTACGGCCTACAAACTGTTTTTCCACGCGCAGATAGTTTGCCTCTTCCAAGGCACGCAGGTGGCTGGCCAGATTACCATCCGTTAGCTGTAAAGTTTCTTTAAGGGTGTTAAAGTCTGTTTTATCCTCCACCATCAGCACCGACATAATGCCTAACCGCGCCCTGCTTTCGAAGGCTTTATTTATATTTTCAAGATAATCTTTCACAGGACCTGTTAACGTTCGTATTTAAAATACACCAGTGCACCATAAACTATGTGCAGCACTCCAAACCCCAACGTCCAGGCAAACAAACCATACCCCACAAAAAAACTGGCAACCAGCCCAATTATAATCTCCAGTAAACCCAGGTAACGAATATCGCTGAGGGTATACTTACTGGCATTTAACAACCCGCAACCATAAAAAATGAGCATCACAGGCGCTACCAGGTATAGCAGGTCGTGGTAAATAAGTATGGCACAAAAAGCCCCGCCTGCCGCAATAGGTATAAACAGGTTAACAAGCATACGCTCGGTTTTGCTATCCCACACACGGTGACTGTTTTTTTTGGCGTTGCGTGCCGTAAAGTAAGTAGCAGTACACAATGCAAGTATAAACACAAACGCCGCTACCGCAACCAGAAACAAAAGATTGTCATTTGTAAGGCCGCGGCCTAAGGTCTGGTTATAGTTTATGTTATGCGTTACCAGATACCATTTAACAACTGCTGCCCCTAAGAGCGCAGATACGCCGGCGGCAATTCCCGATAATCCGCTTAGCGAAATAAAGCGGGAAGAACGATCCATGATGTTGCGGATCTCGTGCAGAGTGGCTAACTGGTCTTGCTGCTGGTTCATATAAAGTACTTTGAGTTTCAAAGTTAATAATACTTTACGTAATGTCAAGCAGTACGGTTAAAATATTTTTAAATTCTATACTTATAGTTGGGTGGGCAACACAATCTTAGCACATGCGGTAACTTAGTAAGCAGTAAAACTATAGTTTATGATAAACGACTATTACACGGGTAAAACAGTTTTGATAACCGGTGGCGCACAAGGCATAGGTTTAGGAATGGTACAGGCTTTTGCTGATGCAGGGGCCAAGGTTATACTGACAGATGCTGACGAAGAAGCCGGTAAAGAAGCAGTAGAAAGACTGCAAAAGGAGAAGAAAAAGGTAGCGTTTATTCGTTGCGATGTGAGCCAGGAACATGAGGTAATTAAGTTGATGGAGATAGCAGGAGTGAAGTATGGAAAACTGGATGCTTTAATTAATAATGCTGGTATAGCAGATCCTTTTACAGGTAATCTTCAGAACATGCTGCTATCGGAGTTTGACCGGATGCTGGCAGTAAATTTGCGCGGACCCCTGTTATGTGCCAAGTATGCCTTACCGCTTTTAAAAGCTGCAGAACAACCGGCCATACTTAATATTACAAGCACCAGAGCTTTTATGTCGGAACCTGATACATTTGCCTACACAGCCTCAAAAGGCGGGCTGGAAGCACTGACACATTCACTGGCTGTAAGTCTGGCTGAAGATAAGATAAGGGTAAATGCCATAGCGCCGGGTTGGATTGAAACAGGAGAGTGGCAGAAAAAGAGCGAACAATACCTGCCTAAGCACAGCAAGCAAGATAGAGAACAGCACCCTGTCGGGCGGGTAGGCAAACCTGAAGATATTGCAGCTGCAGCTTTATTTTTATGCTCAGACCAGGCAGGGTTTATTACAGGCCAGAGTATAAAAATTGACGGAGGCATGACGATCAAAATGATCTATGTGTAGCAATACAGATGACGAATTTTAAAACTATACAACCTACCAGATGTGTGTAAGGTAAACTATAGCCGACACAACTTAGCTTAACTATGGTACAGTCTCAGAATACGCCTACTATACTTTATGTTACCAATCCGATGTGCGCCTGGTGCTATGGGTTTACACAGGTGGTGAGAAGACTGGCTGCTTTGTGGAGGGGGAGGTTGCAGGTACAGGTGCAGTTAGGTAACCTGCAGGCCTATGCAACAGAGCCGCTCCAGCGCGAAGAAAGGGAAAGACTGGCAACTAGCTGGCACTGGGTACAGCAGCGCACGCATTTACCCTTCGACTTTAAGTTTTTCCTGAGAAAAGAATATGTTTATGCCACAGAACCTGCCTGCAGGGCTTTGTTATGCATGCGTTTGTTGCGCCCGGTTCTTACATTAGAAGTGCTTCGTGCCATGCATTCTGCATTTTACGCCGATGGACTGGATCTGACAGATACAGCAGTGCTGGTAAGGATAGCTGGCATGTTCGGAGTATCAGAGAACCTGTTTTTAACATTATTTGAATCTGATGAAGTAATGCAGCAACTAGATGACGAGTTTGAAGCAGTTGCTCAGTTAGGTGTTACCAATTTCCCGAGTATTTATCTCAAAACCAGGCAAGGGACAGAACTTATTACGAAAGGCTTTTGCCAGTTAGATGAGTTGGAGCAACGGCTTTTGCAGCACTTGCAACTATAAGTTATACTCCGATTAAGCAAAGGTACATACCAGCCTGATTATACTTTCAAAGTATCTATACTTCCTGAAATAACTATTTGCGCTTCTATCCCGCATACTTTTATGGATAGTTGGTACTTCACACGCAGCTAATATTTGTAAAATACAACTCATAGTTGACAGTAATATTAAATATGTTGTATATTTATCAGCATCAAGCGAATGCTTTAACTGAGCGCAATCAACTATGAGAATCAAGGCTACTACCAACCAGGTTGATGAATACATAGGAAAACTGAGTCAGGAAAAGATACATCTGGCACAGGAAATACGTCGTATTATTCATTCATCAGTAGCACACCTGGAAGAATGTGTACGCTGGGATTATCCTTGTTACTTCTTTTACGGCCCTGTGTGCTATTTTGCATCCTCCCGAAGCGGTATTCATTTCGGCTTCTTCAGAGGGAAAGAGCTTTCTGATCCGGCCCGCAGGTTAGTTAGCCGTAACGGCCAACATCTGCACATCAAGATCCGCACCTTAGACGACATTGACGAAACTTACTTTGTAGAGTTGATCAAAGAAGCTGTGTTGCTTAACCAGAATTAGGGGTTGGTGCAGGCTTCGTGCTCGCAGGCATAGCCGGGTACTTCCAGTTCTACTGTTACATGCTGCACTGCCAGGTCAGCCATCATTTCCCGTATTTGTTGCTTTATTTTTTCTGTTTCCTGCAAGGGCAGGTTTTCAGCTATTACGGCATGCAGTGTCAGCACATTGTAGGTGCCATCCATTGTCCAGATGTGCAGGTCGTGGATGGACTGTACATCCGGCAGAGCTAGTATGCGTTGCTGTACTTCATCCAGATTAATGTGCGGGGGAGTGCCCTGTAATAATATCTTCAGGCTCTGGCGAAGGTTCTTAACCACGTTATACAATACAAACAGCGTAATGCCAACAGAAAGCAGCGGGTCTATGAAAGGCCAGTTAAAAAAATAAAGTATAACACCACCAACCAGAACGGCAATCCAACCTAAAACATCTTCCAGCAGGTGCAAGCGCACGACGCGTTCGTTTATTGAGTTTTCTCCTTTTAAACGAAGCACGGCTGCACCATTTACAAGTATACCCAACACCGCAAAGCCAATCATGCCGGCAGCATTTACAGGTTCCGGATTCCAGATGCGTGGTATAGCTTCAGAAAGTATAATAAAAGACCCAACCAGAAGTATAACGGAGTTAACAACTGCACCCAATAAGGAAAAACGCTTGTACCCGTAAGAGAAATTGCGATCGCTGCCTTTTTTAGAGAGCTTTTCGAAGTACCAGGCCAGCCCCAGTGAGAGCGAATCGCCAAGGTCGTGCAGGGCGTCTGACATAACAGCCACGCTGTTTATCCAGAAACCACCTACAAACTCCAGGATCGTAAAGCCCAGGTTCAGTAAAAAAGCTACTTTTATGTTGCTACCCCCATGGTGGTGATGCTGATGATCATGGGAATGCCCGTGGTTATGTGCCATAGTATAAAAACGTTGCCATCAGGTTTTAGATATTTGCGATTAACTTTGCAACTCATAATCTGTTAATCCAAAAAACATTTGGCTGCATTTTAATTGTTAAGATAGTAAAAGAACTAAAACCAGCATGAAGGTACTGTTAATTGAGGATGAACCCAAAGTGGCTTCTTTTATAAAAAAAGGGCTTGAAGAACAGGCTTTTGAAGTAGACCAGGCATACGATGGTACCTTCGGGATTAAGCTGGCGTTGCAGAACGAATACGACATCATCATCCTGGATATCATACTGCCGCACATGAACGGGCTGGAAGTATGCCGTGAGATCAGGAAGCATAGCACATCTGTATCTATACTTATGCTTACCGCACTGGGCACCACCGATGATAAGATAACAGGCCTGGATGCAGGAGCAGACGAC of Pontibacter deserti contains these proteins:
- a CDS encoding DsbA family protein, yielding MVQSQNTPTILYVTNPMCAWCYGFTQVVRRLAALWRGRLQVQVQLGNLQAYATEPLQREERERLATSWHWVQQRTHLPFDFKFFLRKEYVYATEPACRALLCMRLLRPVLTLEVLRAMHSAFYADGLDLTDTAVLVRIAGMFGVSENLFLTLFESDEVMQQLDDEFEAVAQLGVTNFPSIYLKTRQGTELITKGFCQLDELEQRLLQHLQL
- a CDS encoding winged helix-turn-helix domain-containing protein encodes the protein MKDYLENINKAFESRARLGIMSVLMVEDKTDFNTLKETLQLTDGNLASHLRALEEANYLRVEKQFVGRKPNTTYHATDAGREAFKSHLDALEQLILNNRPGN
- a CDS encoding cation diffusion facilitator family transporter → MAHNHGHSHDHQHHHHGGSNIKVAFLLNLGFTILEFVGGFWINSVAVMSDALHDLGDSLSLGLAWYFEKLSKKGSDRNFSYGYKRFSLLGAVVNSVILLVGSFIILSEAIPRIWNPEPVNAAGMIGFAVLGILVNGAAVLRLKGENSINERVVRLHLLEDVLGWIAVLVGGVILYFFNWPFIDPLLSVGITLFVLYNVVKNLRQSLKILLQGTPPHINLDEVQQRILALPDVQSIHDLHIWTMDGTYNVLTLHAVIAENLPLQETEKIKQQIREMMADLAVQHVTVELEVPGYACEHEACTNP
- a CDS encoding DUF1801 domain-containing protein — encoded protein: MRIKATTNQVDEYIGKLSQEKIHLAQEIRRIIHSSVAHLEECVRWDYPCYFFYGPVCYFASSRSGIHFGFFRGKELSDPARRLVSRNGQHLHIKIRTLDDIDETYFVELIKEAVLLNQN
- a CDS encoding SDR family NAD(P)-dependent oxidoreductase; this translates as MINDYYTGKTVLITGGAQGIGLGMVQAFADAGAKVILTDADEEAGKEAVERLQKEKKKVAFIRCDVSQEHEVIKLMEIAGVKYGKLDALINNAGIADPFTGNLQNMLLSEFDRMLAVNLRGPLLCAKYALPLLKAAEQPAILNITSTRAFMSEPDTFAYTASKGGLEALTHSLAVSLAEDKIRVNAIAPGWIETGEWQKKSEQYLPKHSKQDREQHPVGRVGKPEDIAAAALFLCSDQAGFITGQSIKIDGGMTIKMIYV